The DNA region CTCGACCAAGTCGAGGCCAAACTCGgactgaaagaagaaaaaatgagagCAACCCGCCAAGTTCTTAGTGACTACGGTAACATGTCAAGTGCATGCGTTTTATTCATCCTGGATGAGATGAGAAAGAAGAGTATCGAAGAAGGCAAGCCCACCACAGGTGAAGGCCTCGACTGGGGTGTTCTTTTCGGGTTCGGGCCGGGTCTCACCGTTGAAACTGTTGTTTTGCACAGTGTTCCTCTAGCTCCGGCAGCCGCCCACTAAATAAAACAGCGATCCCATATTACATCATCTCTGCTATATCCATAATAAAGATAATAGTGATAAGTAGCAGCGATGTGTGGTGGCGTTCTAGAGGTGAGACCTTTTCCGGGATACTGGGTTTGATTTTGCGTCGCTGTTTGATTTGTAGGGGAAGAAGTTTTAGTTGGTGAAGTACATGCATGTGTATTAATTTGTTGTTGGTGATCACGTGAAATCTGGGTTTGGTTGGTGAAGTCAGCTCCTTCCGGTTCCATATAGGATGACCATATAAAAAGTTCTGCTGGTTTTTCAtctaagaataaataaattgaccctttttcctttttttttttttttaaataagggtAAAGccggaaaacaaaaaaaaaaatcaagaataattaatatttttctaaaaaaataaaactatatatttatttatatatttaaaatatatatatatatatatatatatatatatatatatatatatatataatattacttgaaGGCTACTTTAATAGCcatttatacaaaaattgaataaattgaagTAGACCTTTTGTCATTGGAATCCCTGACTAAAATTCAAACTTCATATTTTGAGAGTGACGAAAATTTGTTAAATCGCCATCAGGAGTGTCTTGAGTGGCAATAAAACTGTTTCATGTAAAAAATATCATGAGTTAAAATCTTCTTTGACACAACACTTCAATATTAGGtatataaccacaaatttaCTTTAAATGTCCGGATGGTTCATTTCAATAACACCCCACAAGTTTTATAAACAAACAATAACAACTATCAGTCTATGAAAGTTACTTGTCATATCTGGATGGCATTAATAATCCAACAAGAATAACCCAATTCAAACCGTTGGATAAAGGTCAAAGGGTGATAGATGGGGAGCAAGACATGGAAAGCTTTGCTTTTAATAGGCGATTAAGGAGGACCACCACCTGGTAATGCAGACTACATACgggccaaacgactatgtcccacccaaattaCCTTTTAATTCCCCCTTTTCATCCCATAACtttaaaattctcatttatTCACCCAtaacctttaaaattaatagaactcgaacccccccccccccccccccccccccctttaaactctaaaaactaagcATTTCTCATAtagataaagttttaaaaaatggcatccccccgagtttagttttcaaactccgaCGTTATTATTAGCGGTCTCTCTCTTTCGAAGCTTATTCTCTCTCCGACAGTCTCTCTCCTCTCAAATGAATGTTTGATCAACATCGAATCAAGCCAGAgagatgaagagcttcatcaGAAAGATGAAGTTtatcttcccagacaaagatgaagatctcGTCTTCGTATGGGAAGAAGATCTCTTCCCATATGCCTTCTTCTGGTCTCCAATTTGATTCGATGTCAATTGGTTATTTAACTAAGAGAAGAGAGATCGTCGGAGGGAGAGAAaacttcgagagggagagaccgCTAGCAATAGTgctgaagtttgaaaactaaaccctaaaggagaaatatcattttttaaaactttgcttatagggaaaatagttagtttttagggttttgagagaaaaaattaaattttaatttatttttaatattattgataaaatgtcaattttgtttttaaaactaacaaatttaaccctctatagttaggtatttaatatttttatagttaaaagataaaaacttaaaattagaaGATACTTTATATGGAAATAAgccctttggcctaaaataaaagaatatattaaaatggaaaataaatttactaaaacaagaaattacaaaatttcatTCCTAACATGTTAAAACCcacatttattcaaaaaaaaaaaaatgtcaaacttGTGCTGGGTCACATGCACATATTTGCTCCATATTCTACCAAATTTAACACCATTGGCTAGTTGACTTGAGGGGACCAGAAAGGTCCAACGAGCTCAAGGCCCTGCTGCTAGACCCTAGATTCGTGAAGACAGAGAAATGCGACTTTACTCATAAATGGATGGAAACACTATAACGAATTCCATTAGAGGTTACCGAAATTTTCACcacaaaaagtgaaaattttatctaaGTTACCTGCCAGAAGAAACTAAACGTCAAAATTATTAACTAGTTATCGTGAACAAAAAGGCATTCCTTTTGCGacaaaaaaatttctctatCAATGAATTACTGTTTAtcttaaataatgttatttcatcaaatatcaGTACgcataaagtaaaaaatatctGAGGAAATGGAAGTGTTATCattaaagggaaaagaagatattttccaaaaacatattcaaaatttttattattaacatttccTTAAAAATCACTAGAATATAAAGACTTTAATTGAGAGAAGGAAAAATGACCAATATGAGAATGACAagtaaaagaagaaacaaaaatagcATACTTTATCATATTAGGAGacataaatgtaatttaggaagACAACTAAAGAGATATTCATTTAAATAAACGATCAATTTTACGCATAGTCCAAAAGATCTACCCATTTGCAAATCATGCACATAATAACTATcgtgtgaaaaaaaaaattgtacatcAAAACCAAGATCCcgtaattgttttaaaaaaaaaaagagtttgtgAATAAGAAAAACATTAGATATTAATACAATAGAAAGAGAGATATCACCAACATCATtgataaacaaacaaaagttaTCAGCAACGtgaataacaaaataataagatataatatttttaaattaaaaaagatgagTATAAGCAACTATATAATTACAACATCCAAAGTCAAAGTATTGGGAGGATGGTATATATGGGGTTACAGAAAAAACggaaaagatgaaaataccAGTGATGAACTACACTAAAAGTATCAACATTTATTTGACTAAAAGTTTATCTAAGATAGACGAGTAACTAGAAGACAAACCTTTAGTGATAGTAACAATTGTGTAATGAGCAGAAACATTATCGAACTTACACTTGAATTGATTATTTCGTCCAATATTTTACTTGAATTGCAACTTGAAACACTCAGAGATGGCATTGTAAAATGTCTGTTTTCTCAATTAAACTAAAAAGTAATGCCAGTCAGTCACAATCTAAACGAATAAATGAGGGCCCAACTCAAAATAATTAGTCTAAAGTTAACCACCAAATTAAGGCTTCAGTCCACAATTAATAATCAATCCAAGTAACCACCAATGTCCAAGCCCAATAGAACTGGTTAAAAAAACCCAACACGAACACTCATGGTGTCTTAAGGCAAAACAATCTGCAAgccaaaataaaagaaatatatgcAATGTCAATCAGCAAAACTCATAGGATAGGCGGAAAAGCAATCGTCGGAGAAGAAATCACAAATAGACAAAGATCAGAGTGCGTTGGACGCAATAGATCATCGAAGACGCCACATGTATATATGTTGgtcattgaaaaagaagaacaaGTTTGTCACTTGCAAAGATAACCCGACACTATCTATTTAGTTTATGCAAATAGAGGGCGTTGCAGTGCTGGTGGCCAGGATGGTGGCAGGAGCTTGAGCTCGTCCCGCGTTTActttaataatctatattttattatttttgttatcttatttgatttgttaagtaataaaatattttaataatatttcattataaataataatgtaataaataatatagaaagtaatatgatcaataaagataaatttaatatatttaaatgatgtaatATATAAGGTAatctaatcaataaaaataaatctaattatttaaaagtCATTACCTAGATAAACAGTATTTGTGTGGACTTTAAAGATTATTAGACATTTTTCCtattcaaattacataatattcttaaattatttaatttaatattttatattatatatgtcgaatttattgaattaaaattgatttatttattccatTTACACCAAATAAATCTTATAAGCTAATCAGCTGGCAAATAGGtaatatattgattataaatgGTAAAGCATGTTGATGATTTGATTGAGTATTCATGTGAGTATCatgacataaaaattaaaatatttgcacaatttaatacaaaaaaatactTTTCCAGCTTAGCAGTATAGTTGTATAATGAttggtatacataattttatttaattatttcatataaaaacgTTTTTCtcataaagaaaattgaaaaaaaaaaaaagaaatccatTGACATCTTTTGAGTAGACTTAATTGGAACTTCCATTCACACCTCAacattataaaaagaaaagaataagttTGGGGGTTGACATTGACATTATAAATCTAAGCAGGGTTGTTCAAGGATAatgatcaaaattattatttttggccTTACATTAATTTGGAATCCCTTTTAATTGAAGAAATATTATAAGCCTGAGTTGGAGTAATGTCTACATAGCTGGCTGGTGGGGATGACTACCCCACATACACTCCTGAAGACAGCTTTGAGTCTCCATCTCTCTTCTCTTTCAATTGCTTTATTCATTGCCTAGTGTTGTATTCCCTTGTCTTTTCGTACTTGGCTACAGGAATGTTTTTAATACAATACAAAGCTTAGGCAACttcaacccaacccaacccaacccaacccaagcCACCAAAGTGTTTTTCTAGAAATGTTTTTCAAGCTAGACTTGCTTGTGGTCAGCACCGCAAACATGATTGTTTGGTAATTTCTTCTTGTTCGTAGAACATGTTTTCCATTGGCTTTTACTTTGAAAAACGTTTTCTCTCGAGCCGTATGAGGCACTTCTttgtaaagtattttttaaatttcaaatttactttttattacaaagtaatatatatataaataaattatacgaaataagatattaatatctaattagataattttaaaataaaaaataaataattatattattcgaTCAAAACTTGCCACTTCGAAAGATTGAACAATTTGAAATTTGGTAACTAAGCAATATGAAAACACTTTTgaacaattaaaaagaaaagcaatCATTTGATCATAGTATAagatattattgaataattaaaaagttaaatgtAATGTATAGAATAGAAGCTATATTGTTGTGTAGTGATTCAAGTGTGTATCAGTTACAGCCAAGATGGTCTGTACTGTTCAtaactctctttctctctcactcAACTTGCAGTATCAGACAAGTATATAAAATAGACTACTTGACAGCCCACACAAGAAACCATATTAAAATtctaatctttatttattttttttaataaaaaaaatatacctgtttttttctttctttcttgttctTAATCTTCTTGAAATCTTCACATTCTTGCTCAGTCTTGTTACTCTTGTAGATGGGATTTGCTTTTCCAACATGAAAAACATTGAAatttttgagttttgatttgtttatgGGGGTTTCTTGTGGGGTTTGTGTTACATACCtgtatagtttatataaattcttttttttttcctaattttttgtAGGTGGGTTTGAGATGGATTGTTTGGTAGAGAAGAGTTATAAACTGTGTgggtgtgtgtgagagagaaaGTGCATATGAGTGTGTGTATTTGTGTTTCTGTTGTCGGCGCAGGGTCGCTTTCTGTCGGCATTGTCTGTTTCCAACGATGATACATACTAGAGAGggatttatttacttaatttttttattaaaaagtacAAGGGAATAGAGAGATAGAAAGATGCTTCTGGGGATTCTTAATTCATTTGTTGTTGCTGTCTGAAACTgtctttgtattttgttttgctCCAttttttgcatgatttggaCCTGGCCAGAAGTATTGGTCTGGGCGTGATCAGTACTGGgttttctttgctttttatGTCAGTACtctttattgtttgattttacttttttcttattgtttgGGATTTCTGGGTTTGGTTGCATGAGATAGGGGATTCTTTATTTTCAATGTGGGATCCTTTGTTTTGGTGATAAGTCTTATTGGGAGATTGATATTGTTTGAAATTGGCAAATGAAGTTGAGGTTTCTGGAGATCTGGCTGCATAATTTCTCTGGGAATACAGGTTTGGACCTTTAGCGGACAATCCACATATACTTTACatgcatttcaattttttatattaatgctGAATTGGGCTATTACTTGAATGCTTTTTGACATTTATGACTGGTTAGTTAGATCATTTGTCAGGAGATTCAGATGTTGAATGATTCTGTTCAGTGAGCATTCAATTAATGTATGTCTTCGGCATACTAGTTATGTGTTGGCAGCTTAATGTCTAGAAGGTTGGAACTCTATGGTGAAAATTGCTTTTCGGAATCAGCTGTTCATGATGCAAAAGCTGTTTGTAGAGACTAGAAAAATTTTTAGGTGCCAAGTATTTTATGATGTTAATTGTTGCTTGTGTCATGAAATTACATTAAATTGATTGTCTCTTGTTTTTAATATGCAAATTgctatttctttttccttttactcCATAGATTAAATTCATCACCTGGtgaatttctttttgtttcaggTTCAATGTACAGTACTTTGCATCCCAGTCATAGATTACCTCATAGCTAGAGTGGTTCCCATACCAAATGTCAGTGCCTCTTGCAGCAATAATTGGTGGTGCTGCAGGAGCTGTGGCTTTGGTGGGTATAATTATGTTTCTCATATGGTTGTACCTTTATCATAATCAAAGTGTTTCAAGAAATTCAGGCACAGGTTCTTCTGATCAATCTGTTCAAGGTAACATTTTATCTACTGTGTTTCAAAGATTTTGAGAGCACAAGCTCAGTGTGGATTATTATTAATTCACATGGTTTGTTGCAATGATCTCCAGCAGGTAGAAATGTTGGGATTGAGTTACCAGTACGAGAAGTTAGGCCTTTTGCTATAGAAGAATTGTCTCaagcaacaaaaaattttagTGACAAAAACTTGATTGGGGAAGGAAAATTTGGAGAGGTATATAAGGGTTTGCTACAGGATGGGATGTTGGTAGCTATAAAAAAGCGACCTGGGGCACCTAGTCGTGAATTTATTGATGAGGTAATAACCACTGTCCTCACCTAAGAATCAAATTGTATGTATAATATGCTTCATAAATAAACTCTTGAGAAAAACTCTCATCACTTGTGAACTTATAATATTGGTAAGGAGAGTCATATAATGGCCTTAAGTTGGAAGCTGCCATGCAGACATTTGCTTCGGATTCTTATATCTTTTTGCTAACATTTCAGTGTTGTTTTCAAGCATTAGAATTGCTGTGAGGTGTGATGGAGATTATATTGCTGACTCAacaatatttacaataattatttaatttaaatacttaattcaAACAGTTATTCACTTCCTTATTTTACTTATCGTATGGATTACCTTGCTGGCAGTTGCAGTATCATAAAGCATGTTATGTATCTTTCCtggttttctttatttattttcagttgAGGGTCTTTTGCTAGCTTCAGATTggtaattattattatgcaCAAGAAGTGTTCTCTCAGTTATTAGTAGTCAGAATGTTGGTGAATCCTTTGATATTCAATCCTGTAACGTTATCTTCTCTTCTATTTTCATAAGCAAGTTCTTTCTCCCTTGTTATAAATATGTCAAAAGAACCAGGATTGCCTTATGGGTTTGAATTGtattttgtacaaatttttCCTACTTGTGTAATCTACTGCCATATATTTGTGCTGCACTCTTCAATGTTTGGTCTAATAGGACATACTTTTACTCTCAGGTACACTTCCTTTCATCTATTCATCACCGGAATCTTGTGACACTTCTGGGTTACTGTCAGGAAAATAATTTACAGTTTCTTATATACGAGTATATACCTAATGGAAGTGTTTCCATTCACTTGTATGGTAACTCTCTATCTGGGcactaattttgttttatgagCTTCATGTACTAGGCTAACAACTGAAAATATCTtgctatttattttttctacctCTTGTGTACCCACACACTCAAACacaaatagataattttttagatataaatagATGTGTCAGCTTGGCTTTCCAATGACATCTATGTGAAAAGCAGTATATTTGCAAAGATTTTGCTTTAAGTTGACAGTTACTTAAATGCTGTGTCCATGATATACATAATTGctaaatgtttctttttttttctctctttccccTTCAGGAACTGGTCAAGTTTCCCGTCAGAAGCTAGAATTCAAGCATAGACTTTCAATAGCTCTAGGGGCAGCTAAAGGTGATCCTCTGCAAAATCAGTGAGCATTTAAGGCATTCCTGGTatcagtttttcttttctttagatAAACAATCCAAACATCAACATTGGTCCCAGAAATTCTTTTGTAAGCTTCTTGGAgactttgaattattaaaaaaattccacCTCTAAATGAATGGTCTTGTAGCTATAACTGATACATCTTGAAGTTCTGCTCTCTGGTTCAGCCAGCCTCATGTATCTTTTCTATGCATAGGTCTGGCTCATCTTCACTCCCTGAGTCCCCGTGTGGTACATAAAGATTTTAAAACAGCCAATGTTCTTGTAGATGAAAATTTCATAGCTAAGGTTGCAGATGCCGGAGTTCATAATTTTCTTGGGAGAAGTGATGTTGCAGGGCCATCATCACAAGTTACAGCTGATGAGATATTCCTTGCCCCAGAGTATTACGCTTCGATTCCCCATGTTTTAATTGACCTTCTAAGACTGATACTTTGTTTATCAGATGACACTTATTTGCTGTTTGCTAATGCAGAGTGAAAGAATTCAGAAGATTTTCTGACAAAAGTGATGTGTATAGTTTTGGAGTCTTCCTTCTGGAGTTAGTAAGTGGGCGGGAAGCATCAGATTCATCGTCTTCAGATCCTAGTAAGAATTTGGTTGAATTGGTACGTGATCcacttcatatttttttgttatactaTATACTACAGACATGTCAAACCATAGACCTCAAACATGCCAATATGTGTTTCCAATCTGTCattatttgtcatataacaCCAGAAATTCAGCTGCTTTTTGTGGagttaaaaattgttttcttgtcATTGGCATATGAAGGTGCAAAACTGTCAAGATTTTAGCAACATGTCAAGCATCATTGATGCAAGACTAGGAAATAGTTTCACAACTGAAGGTATGGAAGATTTCATACGATTGATAGTCCGATGCCTGGATCATTCAAGTGAGAGGCGACCTTCAATGAGCTATGTTGTAATGGAACTTGATCGAACATTGGAGAAAGAAAGGAGCTTGACAACAGTTATGGGGGAAGGAACCCCAACAGTGACCCTTGGAAGCCAGTTATTTAGAGCTACAAAATGAACTGAATTTGTTTGCCTCTGAAGTATTTGAGTGCggtttttgtgaaataaatttttttgtctctttcttttaatttttaatttttttggaaacAAGAGAAAGAAGTTCAGCTGTTTGATAAGTGTATAAAGAACAGCGgcattttgttattattttgtttcttcatttcttccattataaatgtaatgaaaatCTTATTGTAAACCATAAAATTGttgttaatataaaaagtgAAGCTTGGAGTTGGTGTGATTTCTAATAATTTGATGATATTTCTGCTTCTCTTTGTCCTTCCTTTACTtgaaaaagaaaccaaaagaaaatCTTTTAACAGGTAGCAGTTGCTTCATTCAAGattaagattatttatataagttGGTAAGATTTGTGGTCAGCTTGACATTTTATAGggatgttattttgattttctCACTTGCCATCAGATTCTGACTGTCAGCTATGCTACAGTGTCTGCCTGTCAACAAATCATCATAAGCAACCACTTCATTACCTACTTCGCTGGCGACACTAAAATTTCAGGTCATCCTCTGCTTTCTCAAggtaatcttcttcttcttcttttttaaccCACGTCATCTACTTGTATAAATGTGTGATTGAAATTTGCTCCACCTGTCATCCTGGATTTAAACTTTGAGCTCTTAAATTAGTGCAGTAACCCAGAGATGGGTAGCAGATATGGGGATTTGTAAGTTCTCTATTTTCTCTTCTATGTGGAAGTAGAAGTGATTATGAGtttgctttgataaatttttcCCTATGATTCTTAGCTGATCAGCAATGTCAAATAGATTGAAGGGGCAAATTCTCTACTATTATATTGATGTAGCGTGTTTAAACTGGAAGACACGATTCTGTGTAGTGTATAATGAATACTGCTTTTACTGCAGATGTTAGAAAGAATTGGGACATTGATTTTTCTCTAATAGGTCACTGATAAGTTTTTCTTTGACATTAGTTTCTACTACTATACTCTCCTCTGTTTAATATTGGACCTGAACTTTACAAATTTAGGAAGTAGGAAATTCACAACTTTTTGCCAAAGAAAGGGGGTCTGAAGGAACCCAAGCACAGACCTCTCAGGAACATACAGTGGGGCTGAGCACTGCACTAACCCCTCAGAGTCGTTAGttgtttcttgttttattttcaagagttttatctttttcttagaTTAATAGCTGCTTTATATAGGTAGCTGTCACTGGATTTTTCTGTTATTTTAGTTTACAAGGTTGATCTTGCTTGTGTGTTTTGTGAATAATGAATGAGATGCACTGTTATTATGAGAAAGTGATGATTTCGTCTCTGGGACTGCAGGGGATTCCACAGAGGGTTCACCTGGAACAAGCAATCAAGCCTCACCCTCTGTTAACCTTACTTGGGAATACTCCCTGACTGTCTAGTCCAATTCCTGCAATGAAATGTGGTCTAAAATTCACATGCTTGAGCCAAGAAATGGTAACTATCACAACCATTGCAAAAATCAAGCCCTTGTGCTGAATTTGTCACATGTTCTCCAACCCAGTAGAGAATGTGTAGCATAGGCTCTTAGTCATAGTGAGAACACCACTAACCTCTGCCTTCTCTTCTGCCAGATTATTTATCCTGCCCGAGTCCTCCACCGCCCTCTCCTTGAACTCCTTGACATTTTCCCTCTTGACCATCAGTCCATCAGTCAATCACTATGTGATAACGCTTTTGAAGCATTCCTCCATTTTGACTGTGTTGACAACCCATTTCCCTGCCCTGATGCCAACAACTTCCAAGAAATGCGTCATTGCTTTTCCAAGTTGAAACAACAACTAGACCATAATCTTCGAAAATCTCACTCAAGGGTGTCTCGTTTCCACCATACTACCAGGGGCACTGCCAATTGTATCATTGGCACTGCTGTGGCATTTACTATAACCACTGCAGCTACTGCTACTCAGGCACTTCTTGACACAATTGATTGGCTTGTCGGTCGATTATACACTGCCATTGAGGGAGGCAAGCTGCTGGTAAGGTTTGGATTGGAGAGGGGCAATGACAAGCATTCCATTCAAGAGGCAGTGAAAAAACTAAAAGGTAAACCGGCTCACTCTCCTGCTTGAGGATCTTTGCTCCTCCAGGAAATCAGTCTTACCCTCTTACCCAAACTAGCAGTTCCTAACcatttttggtaatattttctAGTCATACTTGAGAATTATATTTCTATTCTGATTATGCATCATTCCTTAACCCTGAGATAGAAACTAGGCCTTTACCCCTTTTTACATGGGCTTGCTGCACTTTTTATACAGATGAAGTTGCAAGTGCCAAGACCTTCAAGTCAGAAAACCTGGTTCAGTTTTCCAACATGCTTATTTcctcaaaattttgatgaaagttTTGGTACTCATACAAAGCTGATGTAGTAATGGTGATTTTTCAAGGATTAATGTgtattatgataaatatttcGTTAAATTACAGCTATGAACTTTCTTTCCTCTTGCTTAGAACTGAATTAAAGCCACTGGATATGGACGTTCTGACTGTACATGGGTAGCTAGCAGACTTATCCATATTGTAAGTGCTTCTGAAAATAACAGGTTAACAACCCAGGaactatttgaatttaatgaaatCTATTGGATAATTTAAAGTGGatctatctaaaataatatatgacaAC from Mangifera indica cultivar Alphonso chromosome 8, CATAS_Mindica_2.1, whole genome shotgun sequence includes:
- the LOC123222549 gene encoding proline-rich receptor-like protein kinase PERK8 isoform X1, producing MSVPLAAIIGGAAGAVALVGIIMFLIWLYLYHNQSVSRNSGTGSSDQSVQAGRNVGIELPVREVRPFAIEELSQATKNFSDKNLIGEGKFGEVYKGLLQDGMLVAIKKRPGAPSREFIDEVHFLSSIHHRNLVTLLGYCQENNLQFLIYEYIPNGSVSIHLYGTGQVSRQKLEFKHRLSIALGAAKGLAHLHSLSPRVVHKDFKTANVLVDENFIAKVADAGVHNFLGRSDVAGPSSQVTADEIFLAPEVKEFRRFSDKSDVYSFGVFLLELVSGREASDSSSSDPSKNLVELVQNCQDFSNMSSIIDARLGNSFTTEGMEDFIRLIVRCLDHSSERRPSMSYVVMELDRTLEKERSLTTVMGEGTPTVTLGSQLFRATK
- the LOC123222549 gene encoding proline-rich receptor-like protein kinase PERK8 isoform X2, whose translation is MSVPLAAIIGGAAGAVALVGIIMFLIWLYLYHNQSVSRNSGTGSSDQSVQGRNVGIELPVREVRPFAIEELSQATKNFSDKNLIGEGKFGEVYKGLLQDGMLVAIKKRPGAPSREFIDEVHFLSSIHHRNLVTLLGYCQENNLQFLIYEYIPNGSVSIHLYGTGQVSRQKLEFKHRLSIALGAAKGLAHLHSLSPRVVHKDFKTANVLVDENFIAKVADAGVHNFLGRSDVAGPSSQVTADEIFLAPEVKEFRRFSDKSDVYSFGVFLLELVSGREASDSSSSDPSKNLVELVQNCQDFSNMSSIIDARLGNSFTTEGMEDFIRLIVRCLDHSSERRPSMSYVVMELDRTLEKERSLTTVMGEGTPTVTLGSQLFRATK
- the LOC123222551 gene encoding UPF0496 protein At3g19330-like; this encodes MKCGLKFTCLSQEMIIYPARVLHRPLLELLDIFPLDHQSISQSLCDNAFEAFLHFDCVDNPFPCPDANNFQEMRHCFSKLKQQLDHNLRKSHSRVSRFHHTTRGTANCIIGTAVAFTITTAATATQALLDTIDWLVGRLYTAIEGGKLLVRFGLERGNDKHSIQEAVKKLKGKPAHSPA